In one Paramormyrops kingsleyae isolate MSU_618 chromosome 18, PKINGS_0.4, whole genome shotgun sequence genomic region, the following are encoded:
- the LOC111837073 gene encoding ankyrin repeat and SAM domain-containing protein 1A-like isoform X1 — translation MGKEQELLEAARTGNRAAVEKLLSAKRQSAGVGGGSSGVGGAGGSGIGSSSHTLSSLLSIWRGPNVNCVDSTGYTPLHHAALNGHNDIVELLLRNEALTNIADNKGCYPLHLAAWKGDQRIVRLLVHQGPSHPKLNGQNSVDPREFKRCGPFDPYINAKNHDNETPLHCAAQYGHTEVVRLLLEELTDPTMRNSKMETPLDLAALYGRLEVVKLLLTAHPNLLSCSTRSHTPLHLAARNGHRAVVEVLLAAGMDINYETEKGSALHEAALFGKTDVVQKLLSSGINVNMVDKKGLTALDIVKDMPSQKSREIAALIQGHMTGSPPEIALPPPPSCQDNLSPRKKGDSTVELMPAPGPEEESPYEALFEATSCHSLDSLASGKSSERDTGRTDSEGGRKEPPPQTVQQPAGREEGVTSESLYVNSSMEQWVERMGRSEEDEDHTYDLLVTAQTKGSSRSGTDEAPPLSSSSLLPQRKPAPASEPRPPPPGQSAKTPPDLAPVPSQLGPRPVADSSVPGQGIDVPEQFTGLLHGSSPVFESHKVPGVPAASQNPQPTAAVAPAPVRSTMAASPSDPKAIYATVVHTRPEARDSPAAAPPASRPRPPGDLKLARSLSKSDSDLLVSPPNEEDGGLSGRSESVSNCSASKKRLEKSPSFASEWDEQTRQSLAAQPRNSKSFQSIEKIMNLIGAGFDFSKDQHMAAAAGGVGAHALDQAVGDWLEHVGLPQYESKLLLNGFDDLRFLGSNVMEEQDLREIGVTDPGHRRKILQAARSLPKVKALGSDGSTSLSSWLDALGLQEYLPNFLTSGYRSLDCVRNLWELEIVNVLKITLLGHRKRIIASLAERCYEEPPVKPPRLSQIRCQDLASQTPPTLSHLDSYTGHSMDPLLSQGDFGRRRGPDPDYEAPQHSCSERPRPHDRAGDRQQEPRLTLRPPSLAAPYTPVQNWHHQPEKLIFESCGYEASYLGSMLIKNLRGTESTQDACAKMRRSTEQMRKVPTIILSITYKGVKFIDAANKNVIAEHEIRNISCAAQDPEDLCTFAYITKDLQTSHHYCHVFSTMDVNLTYEIILTLGQAFEVAYQLALQAQRNKQQQASEINETKSSRPVPKPRGSMRKSGVSEHWPARSRGTDSAELEVDTQSQGSATWLVDPKDSKHSISTKC, via the exons CATCTGGAGGGGCCCCAATGTGAACTGCGTGGACAGCACTGGATACACCCCCCTCCACCACGCCGCCCTCAACGGCCACAA TGATATCGTGGAGCTGCTCCTTCGGAACGAGGCCCTGACCAACATCGCCGACAACAAGGGCTGCTACCCGCTGCACCTGGCTGCCTGGAAGGGCGACCAGCGCATCGTGCGGCTGCTCGTGCACCAGGGGCCGTCCCACCCCAAGCTCAATGGGCAG AACTCTGTAGACCCCAGAGAGTTCAAACGCTGCGGCCCGTTTGACCCATATATTAACGCCAAG AACCATGACAATGAGACACCGCTGCACTGCGCGGCCCAGTACGGCCACACCGAGGTGGTGCGCCTCCTCCTGGAGGAGCTGACGGACCCCACCATGCGCAACAGCAAGATGGAGACGCCACTGGACCTGGCAGCCCTATACGGCCGGCTGGAGGTGGTGAAGCTGCTGCTGACCGCCCACCCCAACCTGCTGAGCTGCTCCACCCGCAGCCATACGCCGCTGCACCTGGCCGCCCGCAATGGGCACCGGGCTGTGGTGGAGGTGCTGCTGGCTGCCGGCATGGACATCAACTACGAG ACGGAGAAAGGCAGCGCCCTGCACGAGGCGGCTCTCTTCGGCAAGACGGACGTGGTTCAGAAGCTGCTCAGCTCAG GGATCAACGTCAACATGGTGGACAAGAAGGGCTTGACGGCACTGGACATTGTCAAGGACatgccttcccagaagagccgGGAGATCGCCGCGCTCATCCAGG gtcacatgacaggaagtCCACCCGAAAtagccctgccccctcccccttcgTGTCAGGACAATCTGAGCCCCCGGAAGAAAG GAGACTCCACAGTCGAGCTGATGCCAGCACCGGGCCCTGAGGAGGAGAGCCCCTATGAGGCTCTCTTTGAAGCCACTTCCTGCCATTCCCTGGACAGCCTGGCCAGCGGCAAGTCTTCTGAGAGGGACACGGGCCGGACTGACAGCGAGGGAGGCAGG AAGGAGCCGCCACCCCAAACCGTGCAGCAACCAGCTGGCCGTGAGGAGGGCGTCACTTCggag TCCCTGTACGTGAACAGCAGCATGGAGCAGTGGGTGGAGCGAATGGGGAGGTCTGAGGAGGATGAGGACCACACGTACGACCTGCTAGTGACCGCCCAGACCAAAGGCTCGTCGCGGTCAGGCACAG ATGAGGCTCCCCCGCTGTCCTCCAGCAGCCTCCTGCCTCAG CGAAAACCAGCCCCGGCCAGTGAGCCCCGGCCCCCGCCCCCGGGCCAGTCCGCCAAGACACCCCCGGACCTGGCGCCAGTGCCCAGCCAACTGGGACCGCGTCCCGTGGCGG ATTCCAGCGTGCCTGGCCAGGGCATCGACGTCCCAGAGCAGTTCACCGGGCTTCTGCACGGCTCATCGCCCGTCTTCGAGTCTCACAAGGTGCCCGGTGTGCCAGCGGCGAGCCAGAACCCGCAGCCGACAGCAGCTGTCGCTCCCGCGCCCGTGCGGTCCACCATGGCAGCCTCCCCGTCCGACCCCAAGGCCATCTACGCCACCGTGGTGCACACCAGGCCCGAGGCCAGGGACTCGCCTGCCGCGGCGCCGCCGGCCAGCCGGCCACGCCCCCCAGGGGACCTGAAGTTGGCTCGGAGCCTCTCCAAGTCTGACTCGGACCTGCTGGTGTCGCCACCCAACGAGGAGGACGGCGGCCTGAGTGGCCGCAGCGAGTCCGTCTCCAATTGCAGCGCCAGCAAGAAacggctggagaagtcgccaTCGTTCGCCTCCGAGTGGGATGAG CAGACACGGCAGTCTCTGGCCGCACAACCTCGGAACTCTAAGTCATTCCAAAGT ATTGAGAAAATCATGAACCTGATTGGAGCAGGATTTGACTTCTCAAAGGACCAGCACATGGCTGCTGCAG cagggggcgttgGAGCACACGCCTTGGACCAGGCCGTGGGAGATTGGCTGGAGCATGTCGGCCTGCCGCAGTATGAGAGCAAGCTGCTTCTCAATGGCTTTGATGACCTGCGCTTCTTG GGTAGCAATGTGATGGAGGAGCAGGATCTCCGAGAGATTGGCGTCACAGACCCAGGGCATCGACGGAAGATCCTGCAGGCAGCCCGATCACTGCCCAAG gtgaAAGCTCTGGGTTCTGATGGCAGCACTTCACTCTCCTCCTGGCTGGATGCTCTGGGCCTGCAGGAGTATCTGCCCAACTTCTTAACCAGTGGATATCGCTCCCTGGACTGCGTCAGGAATCTTTGGGAACTGGAGATTGTCAAC GTGCTGAAGATCACACTGCTCGGGCACCGGAAACGGATTATCGCCTCTCTGGCAGAGCGATGCTATGAAGAACCCCCCGTCAAGCCGCCCCGTTTGTCGCAGATAAGG TGTCAGGACTTGGCCTCACAGACACCCCCTACGCTCAGTCACCTGGACTCCTACACAGGACACTCCATGGACCCTCTCCTATCCCAGGGGGATTttgggaggaggagggggcctGACCCTGACTATGAGGCTCCCCAACATTCCTGCAGCGAGCGGCCCCGCCCCCAC GACCGAGCTGGGGACCGGCAGCAGGAGCCCCGCCTGACCCTGAGACCCCCCAGCCTCGCAGCACCGTACACACCGGTCCAAAACTGGCACCATCAACCGGAGAAGCTCATCTTCGAGTCTTGTGGCTATGAAGCTAGC TACCTGGGATCCATGCTCATCAAGAACCTGCGAGGTACCGAGTCTACCCAGGACGCCTGTGCGAAAATGAGG AGGTCCACCGAGCAAATGAGGAAGGTCCCCACCATCATCCTGTCCATCACATACAAAGGCGTCAAGTTCATTGACGCAGCCAACAAG AACGTCATCGCTGAGCATGAAATCAGAAACATCTCCTGTGCAGCCCAGGACCCCGAAGACCTCTGCACCTTCGCTTACATCACCAAGGACCTGCAGACCAGCCACCACTACTGCCATGTCTTCAGCACCATGGACGTG AACCTGACCTATGAGATCATTCTGACGCTGGGACAGGCATTCGAGGTGGCCTATCAGCTCGCCCTCCAGGCCCAGAGGAACAAGCAGCAGCAAGCGTCAGAGATCAATGAGACCAAGTCCAGCCGCCCAGTACCCAAACCTCGAGGTAGCATGAGGAAGTCTGGGGTGAGCGAGCACTGGCCTGCACGTAGCAGAGGA ACAGATTCTGCTGAGCTGGAGGTGGACACACAGTCCCAGGGAAGTGCCACGTGGCTGGTGGACCCAAAGGACTCCAAACACAGCATCAGTACAAA GTGTTGA
- the LOC111837073 gene encoding ankyrin repeat and SAM domain-containing protein 1A-like isoform X6, translated as MGKEQELLEAARTGNRAAVEKLLSAKRQSAGVGGGSSGVGGAGGSGIGSSSHTLSSLLSIWRGPNVNCVDSTGYTPLHHAALNGHNDIVELLLRNEALTNIADNKGCYPLHLAAWKGDQRIVRLLVHQGPSHPKLNGQNSVDPREFKRCGPFDPYINAKNHDNETPLHCAAQYGHTEVVRLLLEELTDPTMRNSKMETPLDLAALYGRLEVVKLLLTAHPNLLSCSTRSHTPLHLAARNGHRAVVEVLLAAGMDINYETEKGSALHEAALFGKTDVVQKLLSSGINVNMVDKKGLTALDIVKDMPSQKSREIAALIQGHMTGSPPEIALPPPPSCQDNLSPRKKGDSTVELMPAPGPEEESPYEALFEATSCHSLDSLASGKSSERDTGRTDSEGGRKEPPPQTVQQPAGREEGVTSESLYVNSSMEQWVERMGRSEEDEDHTYDLLVTAQTKGSSRSGTDEAPPLSSSSLLPQRKPAPASEPRPPPPGQSAKTPPDLAPVPSQLGPRPVADSSVPGQGIDVPEQFTGLLHGSSPVFESHKVPGVPAASQNPQPTAAVAPAPVRSTMAASPSDPKAIYATVVHTRPEARDSPAAAPPASRPRPPGDLKLARSLSKSDSDLLVSPPNEEDGGLSGRSESVSNCSASKKRLEKSPSFASEWDEQTRQSLAAQPRNSKSFQSIEKIMNLIGAGFDFSKDQHMAAAAGGVGAHALDQAVGDWLEHVGLPQYESKLLLNGFDDLRFLGSNVMEEQDLREIGVTDPGHRRKILQAARSLPKVKALGSDGSTSLSSWLDALGLQEYLPNFLTSGYRSLDCVRNLWELEIVNVLKITLLGHRKRIIASLAERCYEEPPVKPPRLSQIRCQDLASQTPPTLSHLDSYTGHSMDPLLSQGDFGRRRGPDPDYEAPQHSCSERPRPHDRAGDRQQEPRLTLRPPSLAAPYTPVQNWHHQPEKLIFESCGYEASYLGSMLIKNLRGTESTQDACAKMRRSTEQMRKVPTIILSITYKGVKFIDAANKNVIAEHEIRNISCAAQDPEDLCTFAYITKDLQTSHHYCHVFSTMDVNLTYEIILTLGQAFEVAYQLALQAQRNKQQQASEINETKSSRPVPKPRGSMRKSGTDSAELEVDTQSQGSATWLVDPKDSKHSISTKC; from the exons CATCTGGAGGGGCCCCAATGTGAACTGCGTGGACAGCACTGGATACACCCCCCTCCACCACGCCGCCCTCAACGGCCACAA TGATATCGTGGAGCTGCTCCTTCGGAACGAGGCCCTGACCAACATCGCCGACAACAAGGGCTGCTACCCGCTGCACCTGGCTGCCTGGAAGGGCGACCAGCGCATCGTGCGGCTGCTCGTGCACCAGGGGCCGTCCCACCCCAAGCTCAATGGGCAG AACTCTGTAGACCCCAGAGAGTTCAAACGCTGCGGCCCGTTTGACCCATATATTAACGCCAAG AACCATGACAATGAGACACCGCTGCACTGCGCGGCCCAGTACGGCCACACCGAGGTGGTGCGCCTCCTCCTGGAGGAGCTGACGGACCCCACCATGCGCAACAGCAAGATGGAGACGCCACTGGACCTGGCAGCCCTATACGGCCGGCTGGAGGTGGTGAAGCTGCTGCTGACCGCCCACCCCAACCTGCTGAGCTGCTCCACCCGCAGCCATACGCCGCTGCACCTGGCCGCCCGCAATGGGCACCGGGCTGTGGTGGAGGTGCTGCTGGCTGCCGGCATGGACATCAACTACGAG ACGGAGAAAGGCAGCGCCCTGCACGAGGCGGCTCTCTTCGGCAAGACGGACGTGGTTCAGAAGCTGCTCAGCTCAG GGATCAACGTCAACATGGTGGACAAGAAGGGCTTGACGGCACTGGACATTGTCAAGGACatgccttcccagaagagccgGGAGATCGCCGCGCTCATCCAGG gtcacatgacaggaagtCCACCCGAAAtagccctgccccctcccccttcgTGTCAGGACAATCTGAGCCCCCGGAAGAAAG GAGACTCCACAGTCGAGCTGATGCCAGCACCGGGCCCTGAGGAGGAGAGCCCCTATGAGGCTCTCTTTGAAGCCACTTCCTGCCATTCCCTGGACAGCCTGGCCAGCGGCAAGTCTTCTGAGAGGGACACGGGCCGGACTGACAGCGAGGGAGGCAGG AAGGAGCCGCCACCCCAAACCGTGCAGCAACCAGCTGGCCGTGAGGAGGGCGTCACTTCggag TCCCTGTACGTGAACAGCAGCATGGAGCAGTGGGTGGAGCGAATGGGGAGGTCTGAGGAGGATGAGGACCACACGTACGACCTGCTAGTGACCGCCCAGACCAAAGGCTCGTCGCGGTCAGGCACAG ATGAGGCTCCCCCGCTGTCCTCCAGCAGCCTCCTGCCTCAG CGAAAACCAGCCCCGGCCAGTGAGCCCCGGCCCCCGCCCCCGGGCCAGTCCGCCAAGACACCCCCGGACCTGGCGCCAGTGCCCAGCCAACTGGGACCGCGTCCCGTGGCGG ATTCCAGCGTGCCTGGCCAGGGCATCGACGTCCCAGAGCAGTTCACCGGGCTTCTGCACGGCTCATCGCCCGTCTTCGAGTCTCACAAGGTGCCCGGTGTGCCAGCGGCGAGCCAGAACCCGCAGCCGACAGCAGCTGTCGCTCCCGCGCCCGTGCGGTCCACCATGGCAGCCTCCCCGTCCGACCCCAAGGCCATCTACGCCACCGTGGTGCACACCAGGCCCGAGGCCAGGGACTCGCCTGCCGCGGCGCCGCCGGCCAGCCGGCCACGCCCCCCAGGGGACCTGAAGTTGGCTCGGAGCCTCTCCAAGTCTGACTCGGACCTGCTGGTGTCGCCACCCAACGAGGAGGACGGCGGCCTGAGTGGCCGCAGCGAGTCCGTCTCCAATTGCAGCGCCAGCAAGAAacggctggagaagtcgccaTCGTTCGCCTCCGAGTGGGATGAG CAGACACGGCAGTCTCTGGCCGCACAACCTCGGAACTCTAAGTCATTCCAAAGT ATTGAGAAAATCATGAACCTGATTGGAGCAGGATTTGACTTCTCAAAGGACCAGCACATGGCTGCTGCAG cagggggcgttgGAGCACACGCCTTGGACCAGGCCGTGGGAGATTGGCTGGAGCATGTCGGCCTGCCGCAGTATGAGAGCAAGCTGCTTCTCAATGGCTTTGATGACCTGCGCTTCTTG GGTAGCAATGTGATGGAGGAGCAGGATCTCCGAGAGATTGGCGTCACAGACCCAGGGCATCGACGGAAGATCCTGCAGGCAGCCCGATCACTGCCCAAG gtgaAAGCTCTGGGTTCTGATGGCAGCACTTCACTCTCCTCCTGGCTGGATGCTCTGGGCCTGCAGGAGTATCTGCCCAACTTCTTAACCAGTGGATATCGCTCCCTGGACTGCGTCAGGAATCTTTGGGAACTGGAGATTGTCAAC GTGCTGAAGATCACACTGCTCGGGCACCGGAAACGGATTATCGCCTCTCTGGCAGAGCGATGCTATGAAGAACCCCCCGTCAAGCCGCCCCGTTTGTCGCAGATAAGG TGTCAGGACTTGGCCTCACAGACACCCCCTACGCTCAGTCACCTGGACTCCTACACAGGACACTCCATGGACCCTCTCCTATCCCAGGGGGATTttgggaggaggagggggcctGACCCTGACTATGAGGCTCCCCAACATTCCTGCAGCGAGCGGCCCCGCCCCCAC GACCGAGCTGGGGACCGGCAGCAGGAGCCCCGCCTGACCCTGAGACCCCCCAGCCTCGCAGCACCGTACACACCGGTCCAAAACTGGCACCATCAACCGGAGAAGCTCATCTTCGAGTCTTGTGGCTATGAAGCTAGC TACCTGGGATCCATGCTCATCAAGAACCTGCGAGGTACCGAGTCTACCCAGGACGCCTGTGCGAAAATGAGG AGGTCCACCGAGCAAATGAGGAAGGTCCCCACCATCATCCTGTCCATCACATACAAAGGCGTCAAGTTCATTGACGCAGCCAACAAG AACGTCATCGCTGAGCATGAAATCAGAAACATCTCCTGTGCAGCCCAGGACCCCGAAGACCTCTGCACCTTCGCTTACATCACCAAGGACCTGCAGACCAGCCACCACTACTGCCATGTCTTCAGCACCATGGACGTG AACCTGACCTATGAGATCATTCTGACGCTGGGACAGGCATTCGAGGTGGCCTATCAGCTCGCCCTCCAGGCCCAGAGGAACAAGCAGCAGCAAGCGTCAGAGATCAATGAGACCAAGTCCAGCCGCCCAGTACCCAAACCTCGAGGTAGCATGAGGAAGTCTGGG ACAGATTCTGCTGAGCTGGAGGTGGACACACAGTCCCAGGGAAGTGCCACGTGGCTGGTGGACCCAAAGGACTCCAAACACAGCATCAGTACAAA GTGTTGA
- the LOC111837073 gene encoding ankyrin repeat and SAM domain-containing protein 1A-like isoform X2, whose protein sequence is MGKEQELLEAARTGNRAAVEKLLSAKRQSAGVGGGSSGVGGAGGSGIGSSSHTLSSLLSIWRGPNVNCVDSTGYTPLHHAALNGHNDIVELLLRNEALTNIADNKGCYPLHLAAWKGDQRIVRLLVHQGPSHPKLNGQNSVDPREFKRCGPFDPYINAKNHDNETPLHCAAQYGHTEVVRLLLEELTDPTMRNSKMETPLDLAALYGRLEVVKLLLTAHPNLLSCSTRSHTPLHLAARNGHRAVVEVLLAAGMDINYETEKGSALHEAALFGKTDVVQKLLSSGINVNMVDKKGLTALDIVKDMPSQKSREIAALIQGHMTGSPPEIALPPPPSCQDNLSPRKKGDSTVELMPAPGPEEESPYEALFEATSCHSLDSLASGKSSERDTGRTDSEGGRKEPPPQTVQQPAGREEGVTSESLYVNSSMEQWVERMGRSEEDEDHTYDLLVTAQTKGSSRSGTDEAPPLSSSSLLPQRKPAPASEPRPPPPGQSAKTPPDLAPVPSQLGPRPVADSSVPGQGIDVPEQFTGLLHGSSPVFESHKVPGVPAASQNPQPTAAVAPAPVRSTMAASPSDPKAIYATVVHTRPEARDSPAAAPPASRPRPPGDLKLARSLSKSDSDLLVSPPNEEDGGLSGRSESVSNCSASKKRLEKSPSFASEWDETRQSLAAQPRNSKSFQSIEKIMNLIGAGFDFSKDQHMAAAAGGVGAHALDQAVGDWLEHVGLPQYESKLLLNGFDDLRFLGSNVMEEQDLREIGVTDPGHRRKILQAARSLPKVKALGSDGSTSLSSWLDALGLQEYLPNFLTSGYRSLDCVRNLWELEIVNVLKITLLGHRKRIIASLAERCYEEPPVKPPRLSQIRCQDLASQTPPTLSHLDSYTGHSMDPLLSQGDFGRRRGPDPDYEAPQHSCSERPRPHDRAGDRQQEPRLTLRPPSLAAPYTPVQNWHHQPEKLIFESCGYEASYLGSMLIKNLRGTESTQDACAKMRRSTEQMRKVPTIILSITYKGVKFIDAANKNVIAEHEIRNISCAAQDPEDLCTFAYITKDLQTSHHYCHVFSTMDVNLTYEIILTLGQAFEVAYQLALQAQRNKQQQASEINETKSSRPVPKPRGSMRKSGVSEHWPARSRGTDSAELEVDTQSQGSATWLVDPKDSKHSISTKC, encoded by the exons CATCTGGAGGGGCCCCAATGTGAACTGCGTGGACAGCACTGGATACACCCCCCTCCACCACGCCGCCCTCAACGGCCACAA TGATATCGTGGAGCTGCTCCTTCGGAACGAGGCCCTGACCAACATCGCCGACAACAAGGGCTGCTACCCGCTGCACCTGGCTGCCTGGAAGGGCGACCAGCGCATCGTGCGGCTGCTCGTGCACCAGGGGCCGTCCCACCCCAAGCTCAATGGGCAG AACTCTGTAGACCCCAGAGAGTTCAAACGCTGCGGCCCGTTTGACCCATATATTAACGCCAAG AACCATGACAATGAGACACCGCTGCACTGCGCGGCCCAGTACGGCCACACCGAGGTGGTGCGCCTCCTCCTGGAGGAGCTGACGGACCCCACCATGCGCAACAGCAAGATGGAGACGCCACTGGACCTGGCAGCCCTATACGGCCGGCTGGAGGTGGTGAAGCTGCTGCTGACCGCCCACCCCAACCTGCTGAGCTGCTCCACCCGCAGCCATACGCCGCTGCACCTGGCCGCCCGCAATGGGCACCGGGCTGTGGTGGAGGTGCTGCTGGCTGCCGGCATGGACATCAACTACGAG ACGGAGAAAGGCAGCGCCCTGCACGAGGCGGCTCTCTTCGGCAAGACGGACGTGGTTCAGAAGCTGCTCAGCTCAG GGATCAACGTCAACATGGTGGACAAGAAGGGCTTGACGGCACTGGACATTGTCAAGGACatgccttcccagaagagccgGGAGATCGCCGCGCTCATCCAGG gtcacatgacaggaagtCCACCCGAAAtagccctgccccctcccccttcgTGTCAGGACAATCTGAGCCCCCGGAAGAAAG GAGACTCCACAGTCGAGCTGATGCCAGCACCGGGCCCTGAGGAGGAGAGCCCCTATGAGGCTCTCTTTGAAGCCACTTCCTGCCATTCCCTGGACAGCCTGGCCAGCGGCAAGTCTTCTGAGAGGGACACGGGCCGGACTGACAGCGAGGGAGGCAGG AAGGAGCCGCCACCCCAAACCGTGCAGCAACCAGCTGGCCGTGAGGAGGGCGTCACTTCggag TCCCTGTACGTGAACAGCAGCATGGAGCAGTGGGTGGAGCGAATGGGGAGGTCTGAGGAGGATGAGGACCACACGTACGACCTGCTAGTGACCGCCCAGACCAAAGGCTCGTCGCGGTCAGGCACAG ATGAGGCTCCCCCGCTGTCCTCCAGCAGCCTCCTGCCTCAG CGAAAACCAGCCCCGGCCAGTGAGCCCCGGCCCCCGCCCCCGGGCCAGTCCGCCAAGACACCCCCGGACCTGGCGCCAGTGCCCAGCCAACTGGGACCGCGTCCCGTGGCGG ATTCCAGCGTGCCTGGCCAGGGCATCGACGTCCCAGAGCAGTTCACCGGGCTTCTGCACGGCTCATCGCCCGTCTTCGAGTCTCACAAGGTGCCCGGTGTGCCAGCGGCGAGCCAGAACCCGCAGCCGACAGCAGCTGTCGCTCCCGCGCCCGTGCGGTCCACCATGGCAGCCTCCCCGTCCGACCCCAAGGCCATCTACGCCACCGTGGTGCACACCAGGCCCGAGGCCAGGGACTCGCCTGCCGCGGCGCCGCCGGCCAGCCGGCCACGCCCCCCAGGGGACCTGAAGTTGGCTCGGAGCCTCTCCAAGTCTGACTCGGACCTGCTGGTGTCGCCACCCAACGAGGAGGACGGCGGCCTGAGTGGCCGCAGCGAGTCCGTCTCCAATTGCAGCGCCAGCAAGAAacggctggagaagtcgccaTCGTTCGCCTCCGAGTGGGATGAG ACACGGCAGTCTCTGGCCGCACAACCTCGGAACTCTAAGTCATTCCAAAGT ATTGAGAAAATCATGAACCTGATTGGAGCAGGATTTGACTTCTCAAAGGACCAGCACATGGCTGCTGCAG cagggggcgttgGAGCACACGCCTTGGACCAGGCCGTGGGAGATTGGCTGGAGCATGTCGGCCTGCCGCAGTATGAGAGCAAGCTGCTTCTCAATGGCTTTGATGACCTGCGCTTCTTG GGTAGCAATGTGATGGAGGAGCAGGATCTCCGAGAGATTGGCGTCACAGACCCAGGGCATCGACGGAAGATCCTGCAGGCAGCCCGATCACTGCCCAAG gtgaAAGCTCTGGGTTCTGATGGCAGCACTTCACTCTCCTCCTGGCTGGATGCTCTGGGCCTGCAGGAGTATCTGCCCAACTTCTTAACCAGTGGATATCGCTCCCTGGACTGCGTCAGGAATCTTTGGGAACTGGAGATTGTCAAC GTGCTGAAGATCACACTGCTCGGGCACCGGAAACGGATTATCGCCTCTCTGGCAGAGCGATGCTATGAAGAACCCCCCGTCAAGCCGCCCCGTTTGTCGCAGATAAGG TGTCAGGACTTGGCCTCACAGACACCCCCTACGCTCAGTCACCTGGACTCCTACACAGGACACTCCATGGACCCTCTCCTATCCCAGGGGGATTttgggaggaggagggggcctGACCCTGACTATGAGGCTCCCCAACATTCCTGCAGCGAGCGGCCCCGCCCCCAC GACCGAGCTGGGGACCGGCAGCAGGAGCCCCGCCTGACCCTGAGACCCCCCAGCCTCGCAGCACCGTACACACCGGTCCAAAACTGGCACCATCAACCGGAGAAGCTCATCTTCGAGTCTTGTGGCTATGAAGCTAGC TACCTGGGATCCATGCTCATCAAGAACCTGCGAGGTACCGAGTCTACCCAGGACGCCTGTGCGAAAATGAGG AGGTCCACCGAGCAAATGAGGAAGGTCCCCACCATCATCCTGTCCATCACATACAAAGGCGTCAAGTTCATTGACGCAGCCAACAAG AACGTCATCGCTGAGCATGAAATCAGAAACATCTCCTGTGCAGCCCAGGACCCCGAAGACCTCTGCACCTTCGCTTACATCACCAAGGACCTGCAGACCAGCCACCACTACTGCCATGTCTTCAGCACCATGGACGTG AACCTGACCTATGAGATCATTCTGACGCTGGGACAGGCATTCGAGGTGGCCTATCAGCTCGCCCTCCAGGCCCAGAGGAACAAGCAGCAGCAAGCGTCAGAGATCAATGAGACCAAGTCCAGCCGCCCAGTACCCAAACCTCGAGGTAGCATGAGGAAGTCTGGGGTGAGCGAGCACTGGCCTGCACGTAGCAGAGGA ACAGATTCTGCTGAGCTGGAGGTGGACACACAGTCCCAGGGAAGTGCCACGTGGCTGGTGGACCCAAAGGACTCCAAACACAGCATCAGTACAAA GTGTTGA